In Xiphophorus maculatus strain JP 163 A chromosome 17, X_maculatus-5.0-male, whole genome shotgun sequence, the genomic stretch ACTGCAAAGATAATTGTTTTGTTAGATGTTCTGAACCAGAGAACATATCTGATGCTCCCCAATGTATCTTTATCATATAACATATTTAATTAGACTGTAAAAACCATTCATCATCCAGCAGGCTCACCACTAGGGGGCAGTGTAACAGCACATATGTTGCTAGAATGAAGGTGAAAGACTTCTATTGTCCTACCTGTCCCCAGAGCAAGGAGCCAAAGCCGAAGAATGTGCACCACAGCCATTGATCCAAGGACAGAGCCACACAGCTGAACGGTTTCCCTCCAATCTGCACTATAAGTATCTAGAAGagcagaataaagacacaatTATTTTGCACGTACAAATGGAGTTTCTTGTATGTTGGAAGAAACGAAAGTTGTTTCTTCGATAGTCTATCTTCTGGTTTTACCTGAATGATAAATGTGCCGAGGACTATAGTGCAGAAGATGAGGTTGTTAAAAACGCCCTCAAACACGTTCCGCTCCCCATGGATTTTGCGGGCGTTGATTTCGTTGAAAAGCTGCATCAAGACGAAGGTGTTGAAAACTATAGTGTAGTGTTCAGAGGGTGGGGCGTTGAGAGGGGTATTTCTGCCGCTGTCGATGTTAAACAACTTCTCTCctgcaagacagaaaaaagggaTTTTAAAAGGGACAAAGGTATCTTTCAAATTCAGAATGAAAAAAGCTTCTTACCAACAAAAAGCAGTGTAAAGATGGTGGTTAGCTGGTACACGGCGTGACCCAGAATGTTCTTCATCATGGTGCGGGATATTAGAGGCTTGTTGCGGCCATACGGTTTCCTCAGCAGCAAGGCTTCTGTTGGCGGCTCGGTGGCCAAAGCCAACGACGCGAATGTGTCCATAATCAGGTTCACCCACAACATCTGCACTGCTTTCAGGGGAGAATCCTAGCAGCAGAGAAAGAAGGGCATAAACATGATGCCATCCTAATAGTTCATAACTTGCAGTGCCTTTGGAAAGTACtcactgtacttttttttctttccacattttatgcTAAAGCCTTATTCCAGATTGCATTATGTTcatctctttcctcaaaattctacacacaTCCCCCATCATGACAACAtgcaaaagatgtttttaaaagaaaaaaatattctcataATTATTTACTGCCTTTACTTAATACTGTGTTGAAGCTCAAAATGTAGCTATTTCCACTGATTATCCTTGAGATGTTTCTACAGTGAAATGGAATATGTCTGTGGTGAATTCAGCTGATTGGCACTGATTTGGAAAGACACACACCTGTGTATGTAAAGCCCCACAAAACGTCCACAATAGCagcatttccattaaccatagaaatgtgaaaattgaaatagcaaaaataaattttcttaacGGAAAcagcatttttgaaaaaatacacaGTTTTCCATAAAAAATGTCTGTGCTAGGTGAGGTGGTTTGTCAGCCATATTGAAATAcgtgtatttcgcaaaactgcattGGAAACACATCAGTCAAGTCACGTGATCagcagccggatgttactactggcaaaaacgACAAAGGAgataacaggaagtagtaggaaaCAACCAGTGGAGGTTGTTTTTTCCAACCTCAACTGTGAAGGGAGAAGTGCCAAGCCAAATGAGATGGCTCTTAGTCAAAGTCAATATTTGGAATCAAAGTGAATGGGAGAATGCCCAGACTGTGCTGTAAGTGAGATCTGAATCGAGCGGAATAGCGCAGAAAAACAATGGCCAGGCTGGTCTCATTAACAAAATGGTTTACCTGTGTGATGCAGGCTCCTGTAAACGCTACGATGACGGCCACGACGTTGACGGTCAGCTGGAACTGAAGGAACTTGGAGATACTGTCGTACACGTTCCGTCCCCACATGACGGCTTTAACAATGCTGGAAAAGTTGTCGTCGGTCAGAATGATGTCTGACGCTTCCTTCGCCACGTCTGTCCCCGCGATGCCCTGAAAACAGCAAAAGGGaaaagatttgtgttttttattttttacccctctagggggcttttgtgggctctagtgtcccttatatgacagtaggctgacaggaaacggggaaggagaggggggaagacatgcggtaaatattgtcgggtccgggagtcgaacccgcgacggccgtgtcgaggaatcaaggcctccaaatatgggtcgcgctaaccactacgccaccacggcacgtcCAAGATATGTGTTTTTTATGCGTTTACATCTTTTTTATAAGGATAACATGAAagtgtttaaaacaaagaaatgctcACCATTGCAAAGCCAACATCAGCTTTCTTCAAGGCGGGACCGTCATTCGTACCGTCACCTGTCACTGCGACTACCTGCCTCTGCTCTGCTATTGTGCTGTCAATTATccctaaaggaaaaaaatgaacactattcataaacaaacaagccataaaatgtaaaaccgTTTTAGATGCACTTATACATTTAAACCGACACTACCTTTAACTAAGGTGTGTTTATCTGTGGGAGACGACCGAGCCAGAACTCTGAGTTTGGGCCAGATTTTGTCAATACGCTCTTGTTCAATCTGAGAAGGTGAAGAATAAAGTTTCAATACAATTTCTCTGCAGCTACTGCTGGAATTTCTGAAGCCAGAGTCATTTATCATGGCCCCACCTCTCCTCTTTCGTTGCGTATTCTGCGGTTGAACTCTTTTCCGTCCAGGCAGAGGAAATCATCTCCTGGCTGTAGGATCCCACACTTACAGGCGATGGCGCGCGCCGTGTTGATGTTGTCCCCGGTCACCATCCGCACCGTGATGCCAGCGCGCTGGCATTTCTTAATCGCGTCCGGGACCTGAAGgaggcacacacacaaaaaaatggagCCGTTCAGTCGGGGGTTTTAAAACTCAGACAATAAAACTGATATTGAATCCATCTCGGTCTAAACATCCTGCATCATTTCCAACAAGAACACCTGACGagcaaaaatatacagaaagcCAAGCACTTAAAGAGACATTACAAAGTCCACATTTGTCTCGTTGCCTCACTCAGGGGAAACCGTTTAAAAAGCGCTGACCCTCATTTCCCTTTCTTAGAAAGGCTGCGCGGCCGGCAAAGGAAACCCCGAGCTGCCGGTTTGATTCCAACCAAGTCTTTGTCACATGGTCAAGTTGCAAAGCAGATCCTCTCTCCCATCATCACCTTTCCAAGACTATTTAGGCTGCAGACGAGGGATAGGGACATATGCCAACATTTCAGTAGCATCTACACTTCTCTCTGCGACGGGCTAGATGTTCAGAGTGTTACACAAGTTTTCACACCCTTGAACtctttcaaattttattttgtgtataactgaagtggaaggaaaattatgttttctaaacATGATTGCACTAGCTGAGATTGGATGGAGATTACTGTCAACACCATTaaagaattaataataaattatcaaTTTAATAGTTGATTAATCGTTTACTGCAGCATATagtcaaataaaggccagttgctgaaacatcaacacactcagcagtaattaagccaaaaactttacaaaaactatagacattttgcttttaagataaaaataaaaacatttgtctgtaaatatgttctacccagaactcaagTGGCTTAGTTTCAGCTTCAaattctgtacaaaaaaatcttattgAGCACCACTGCTATCCATTTATTAATCAATTCATTAATTCAATATCCATTTATTATCAAAAAAATAACCAGTAGATTAGCTCTTCCCTGTATTGATGTTATGCACAAATGGCTGATCTTTTCATGTTGATGCTAGAAACATTTTCTAGCTGCTAATGAGTCCTTTGcaacaaatgatcaagcgtGCTCTAAGGTACACTATGTTgatgcattttaggcaataaaatgtcaatttatttgcatattttaatgtaattataatattgcataaaatggATTATATAAAAACTCTGCATAATGTGCCAATTTTTatatccgattaatcgtcagagtAATCAATAGACCAATGAATAACTGAAATCTTTAGTTGCATCCCAAGTTGCCGTTCTTCTGTTGTGCAAAAGAATCTCAGTAGGCTTTGactctggactttaactaggccattatGATATTTTGCTTTGATCTCTATGATTCTACTGTAGCGCCAGAATGTGTCATTACCTCTGGTCTCACAGGGTCCTCAATGCCAACCACGCAGATGCAGGTCAATCCGGTGAGAATGTCACTTTCATTGTCCCAGTCAGGTTGACCTTCGGAGGCGGGAAAGTCTCTGTACGCCAGGCAGATGGTCCTGAGACCTTCCGAAGCCATCGGCTCGATGACTTTCTTTACCATGTCGTCCCTGTCCCGCGGGCGGAAGACCTTCGGCTCGCCACTCGCTGTCACAATTTTATAGCacctggaaaaaattaaataaaaacggGAAATGAAaccataaatgtaaataaagtacGACAAGATGGGAACTTAGGAGTTCAGATGTAAAAGAAGTGATCCAGATTGTATAAAGATTAGAGGAAGCAGGAAAAGCGACATTTCAGTAGTGTGCTGCGATAATTCGGTGGAACACTAAGCCTTCTGTGGGTTAAAAAAGAGCCTGCTTAATTAAGAGGCTTACGGAGCTGTTACCGGCTCCTTTTCTCACTGCTTAGTTTAAGTAAAGGGTTTGGGTGTTATACACTTGAACTTCTTGGCTGCTTAAGCTATTACACATAATTTAGTGAAAAGTCTGGCCAACCGTGGCACTGAAACAACTTTCACATCAACAGAAAAACCTACAGGCAACATGGCCGAcgccagaaaaagaaaataggttttactttttaaggaGAATTTCCGAGGCTCCTTTGCTGAACATCCGAAAGCTGCCATCTGCCATCTTCAGCACAGTGCTCATGGATTTCCGCACCGAGTTGAAGGTGTAGACCTTGAAGAATTTCTCTTCGGGGATTTCAGCGCGGATGGCCCGATAATCCCGCTTCAGGTCGTTAGAGAAACCAAGCAAGGCACACTCCGTTTTGTTGCCCACCTGACGAGGCAGACCCCCTTCTTTTTCTGGAGGCTGgggaaaagaaatacaaaaaagagaCTCCAAGTTATGTTTCTAGATCTAGTTTCTCACACTATAACTCACAAATAGggtactttttgtttcttttattattttaaacacgCCTACCAAGATATTAGTAGTGTAGGCGGAATTAACTGCTATGCCCAGGACCAGCGTGTCTAGAACTGAGGTGGGGATGTTTTCCGGCAAAGGGATCTTCCTGAAGTGCTTTTCAGCAATGTAGACCTGGACCACGGCCATTCTGTTCATGGTGAGAGTTCCAGTTTTGTCAGAGCAAATGGCTGTAGCGTTACCCATTGTCTCGCAAGCGTCCAAATGTCTCACAAGGTTGTTGTCTGACATCATTTTCTGtaagaagaaggaggaaaatCTTTCGAACTCTGTCGGGAAACAAAGGCGATCACAGCACGGCTTAAAGGTATCAGTTAGCCACGTCTCGACAGTCTGGCCTGCTTGCTTTAATAAGGGTGTGTGTAAGCTGGTCAAGCATTGACTAAAGGTCACTTGGCAGAATTTACCTTGACGGAGTATGCTAGGGAGATAGTTACGGCAAGTGGCAGGCCTTCTGGAACAGCCACCACCAGAACGGTCACACCAATGATAAAGAATTTCACAAAAAACTGTATGTAAATGGGTGTGCAGTCCTGGACCCAAGGCAGGCCCTGGTACCAGAATGTGTCCACCACAAACAGCACCACCAGGATGATGACTGTAACGGCCGACATAAGCAGCCCTGCGGAGAAATCAAAGCCCAATCACAAGCAGATCTACAGGTGAACATCATCTgagacaaaaagtttttttgattttttttacccacCTCCCTTTCCTATTTGCACAGCTAGCTTGGTTAATTTTCCTTGGAGAAcagacttttctttctttggcaAGCTggcttttttcttctcctctgcaTCAGCTCCTTCATCGCTGTTGAGAGGCTGCATTTCCATAGCAGCACCATCCTGTGCTTTTGCTGCAGCAAAGCGTACAAAGCAAACAGATTAATGGACTGAACTGTGCCACCATAAACACAGAGCAAGCAGCAGAATTTGGTATGCATATAGATAAACTCTGTCGACATCAAATATTCAAAGTTTAAtgtggaataatttttttttgtcttctctgaACTTTGCAATAAAAGTCTGTCCGATTTGCTGCCTGATCCATTACAgtttaaaaccacaaagaaaaatacaacaactaCCAGCAACTGGAAGCAACAAAATGTTGAGTGCTAGAATATTTATTAGTCTCATATCCAAAACACATAATAATTGATGTGGGTAAGTGTAAAGAAGTCAGAAAGTAAGTGTAAGTGTAAAGAAAGCACAGGCTAGCTGTGATATCCATTATATCAAATTTTATGTCATCTTTAAATCATGAAATGAAGACatcaaaaccataaaatgtCCCGCTCATTAATTGTTGGTAATTTGAAATAAGTAATGCAATTTACTGAATTTATGAACATGCTTCACTTACAAACTCTAAGAAACAGATTAAATACAATTATCAAAATAGTACATTTGCTTCATTACTTGTCTTGAAAATAGTCATAGGATTTatcaattaaattcaaagtgGCACAGCgcttgaaaagaaaaggaaaaagaagtaTGCTGTGGAAAGCCAGAATGTTTTCTCCTAAAGGTAATACTGGCAAAAGTAAACAACTAGTGTTGTGGCTGCATTCCTTGGAAGAAGaagctgttttaaaacataTGTTACTATTATATGCAGCAGAGTCAAAATGGaagaatgacaaaatatttaaacttaaaacacatttttttaaaatcattgtgCCCTGTTGAGAAGTCTTTTACAGCTGATCCGAGTTGTTTTCAGAAGCACAAAGCGCTCCTGCGTAATTCACCAAAGGCTCTTTCTAATGTATTCCACCATAGACAGTAACCTGGCTTTGGATTTGACTGTATGCATTAGAAGCACAGCGGTGGTGCAGCTGCTGTGCACTCTGGCTTCCTCTGCACTCACACGGTGGCTGTAATCTCAGTCTAAAGGATTACTGTTGGTTCCTGGCAGGGAGAGGGAATCTGTGCACCGCGGAGCAGTGCCAGGGTTCTGGTCACAGACCGATCATAAAGTCCCAGCAGGGCTAGAAGGCTGGGTCGCTATCTGAATTAGCAGAAAACAGCCTAGATATCATTGCTTTAAATCTACAACTGCATCAATGGAGCTCTTACAGTTTGCCCACTGAAGagtttagctaaaaaaaaaaacccaacaaaaatcATGAGGGACAACTTGAAGAGAGACATGGGTGGGAAAGCAGATGTCCTGGCCCCAAAATTGTTGCAAGGCTTTAATCTCTTCACCACTAATCGCTATAACTGGATTCAATAGCACCTGCTGCTCAAAGCACAATGTGCCAGGGAAGGACGAGGGAAGGGAGAGGGGAGGGCCAGACGCTACACCGGACAGCCCGGAACAGCCCGTACTAACTTCACCCTGACACAGTGTCCcgcaaaagaaataaaataaaactgcataaaaaacagttggagaaaaattaacagcatAGCTTTGTTAATATGAGGCAATCAATCAGCATTTGTGGGTATGAAGCATACCTTTTTTTCGATTTTCCACTGATCCATCTTGTTTCTTGTCTAATGGGCATAAAGGGGAATTGGATGAAAGCGGAACGGGAGGGAAGGAATAGGGTGGAATGGGGCGGGAGGGGATAAAGAGATCATTAACGaatcaaaaacaatcagaacaTTTATATCGCTTCCGAGTCAGGTTTCTGACATTATATTGTATCCTGAACGCCATTCATATTAGAGGTGAAAGTGCAGTGCTTATAAAGTCCTGCATGTTTGATATTATTGAGAAGTCATattgtgaagaaaataaaaactgaatgttgaTCTGTTAATACGGCTGCTGTAACTCAGACTTTATGATATGCATTTTTCTAGCTCCATCTAGATATCCTGTAACTGTCTATTACTGATGATTCACATTTGACTAAAATATGTCTTTGTccaatcaataaaatttaagtttttaagtaGAGTGTATTGACAATGTTTAGCTTCATCAGCCAGTAGGCATTTTGAAAATTCCGTCAGTCTGATGAAATGGACTGACAGCAAATCAGAAAATGATCAtcataaataacatttagataaattattttaacttatattaaaagaattaatgaataaaataatatagaaTAACATAATACGAAAATTGTaatgaaaaaaagtgaaaataaaataaaaattatgggattaatttatttttggatttttgcttCCCCCCCATCTTCCCAGTATCCCTCTGAGGGAAGAGGGTTAGCACCCTCTGGTAGCCCCCAATTTGAAAAACACTgggttaaaaactaaaaataaaaaggtgacGTAGTCAAGAATGccacaaactttttttctgctttttcttctcctccttttcctttttctcctcaTCATCTTCGTCATCATCTTCGCCAGCCCCAAGTAAAGTGAAGATAATCCCAGTTTGTGAGTTCACACCGACAGCAGTGACCAACATTTTCCCTGAGCCTTCCATTACATGAGTgcctttaaacagaaaacaaagtatCAGTAAAAGCATCAAAGGTAAAAACAGTAGACCATTGgcaactgtttttgttgtgcCTCTGgctgattttattcttgtttaaatacactttttatAGCCTCATCGTTTGACTTTGCCTTTTCCTTTAATTTAGGTACAAATGTTAAGCTGAAGTCTTATTTAGAAACTGCGTTTGCCGGGTTTTTATGTGACACATTAAGCTgcacatgaaaaaataaataaatgcatgttttaaaatggggctaataaatacaaataatgatCCAGAAAGAAACTGCTGCTAATGCATAAACCCggcaaacctttaataaaagtcattttaatcaaacagcCATTTTCATTTGTGCCGATTGAAATGGAGAACTAAAACGATGCAACTGTGTAGCAGCTCCAAATTCCTCTGGAGATTTTTCTTCATGtattcaaaaaaggaaaacatcatATGATGTAGGTCAGAAGAACGTAAATAAATTCTCTGTCTTTTCCTACTTTTGTGAAAGAGGTTGCAACCTAAAATGCATTTGAGAAAAGATTTATATGCGTTCAGACAGACAATGTCAACTGGGGTTTGAACTGAGACAAAACGAAGCAAAAAGCTATCTGCAGGAACTGAGCACAGAAGTGGCCACCTTTTACATTTGTGGCATTAGTAACCAACAGCTTGGAGTCAATTACATTCAGACACATGACAGAAATACTAATTCACTCTATTTTAACAAGTCTTTAAATGGCACAGGCCTTTTCAATGAAACCTACACTGCATGCCATAAAAATTCTTacactgatcattttcttttacaatctCTGCCTCAATTGTGAAGTAGCCTATGGAAAAGCTATTTTAATTAATAGCGTTGCCTATTTGTCATTTTAGATGATACTTTAGGAAGGTTTAGTCTAACAAATATTGTAGCCCTTTGTTACCATATTAGTACAGTCATAGTAAAAAGTGTAACAAGAAACAGTTAATCTCTTCTAAACAAGCATTGTGATTAGTGTCATTTTGCACAGCAAACCATTGCGAGCatgcaaaacaactgaaaatatgttaaaatatattttgattcaATACTAAGCAAGTAATATCAGTGGTGCGATTTCAAAGAGACCAGATGATTCATAAAGTTTGTCTTTCCTAAGATAAACACGTCATTTCAACAGAACGTTTGTTTTCgtaatgttttcatattcacTGAGCCTTTTCACATTTCCTTTTGCTTTTCACccaaacatttcaaagtgcatTATGTTAATTTTCAAGGTTGTGGATAattaaaatggaagaaaaaaatagatggcgcagaatgttttacaaatcaaaGTCAGAAATATATTCAATGCATATATAATCAGTCTGCTTTGGTTAAATTGAAACACACTGAAAGTTGTGACTAAAGTTGTGACAGAATGTGAGTAGACTCAAgctagggctggacaataaatcaataatatatatcAAAATAGGCATGTTATCAATATCAACAGATAGCGCAGCTGACAGAATATTCAgtcatttcactgaactctaATCTGGATCAGCACAGCAATCTGGggaatgtaggcagaggaaagactttagctgctcaacctctcaacTAGCTTACTCACTCTtgggttacctagcaacaatcaGTTGAGCAACATTCACAGCAGCTGCTTAAGGTAACGCCACCAGTTTGGGAAATTTTccgatatttaaaacaaaaactgattcaaTTATTGATGTCAATAACTAGAACAAAAGCTAATCTAATTATCGATATTgataattaagacaaaaaaaaaatctatcgaTATGAAACGCTTAAATTGTAGTATGTTTTTCAACCCTACCATCCAAGaggaatgaatacttttacaagacaGTAATGCTAAAGTAAGACTAGAAATTACCTGATAACAGCATGGGATCTTTATCTTGATTTTTCTTCACCTGGTCCGACTCCCCTGTGAGTGAGCTCTCATCAATTTTAAGATCATTGCCTTGTATAAGAACTCCATCAGCAGGTAAGAGGTCACCTAGAACACAGCAAGGATAAATCTCagcttgttttatatttactttaactaaaaaaaagaagaaaaaaaaaagaaattgcgACCGGTCTCCTCTTACCATATTTTACTTGTGCAATATCGCCCACAACAATCTCATTCACAGGAATTTGAATAACTTGTCCTCCTCGGACAACAGAAAATTTTTGCTCCTGTTCAATGCGACTTTGGAGGCCCCTGAACTGCTTGTCTTTACTCCAGTCATTGAACGCTGTTACCAACACAACACAGATGACTGACAGAAGAATGGCGGCTCCCTCTATCCAGCCTGCCTCCGCTTCAGTTTCATCATGTCCACCACCAGCAGCTTTCCCACAATCTGCAGAGACACAGCGATCAAATCTTCCCTACACTTACTAATACAGtgttgtgaaaaacaaaaggtttgccctctacagatttcttctgtttgttaatttattttttcttttttgacaacCTTGCATGTTAACAATAAGTGACAGGGCAAAAATGACATCTATGAGAGAGCCTCAAAGTGAAAACCACAGTCTcgtatttgcttaaaaaaaataataaaaaaaatccagatgatccttttgcaaaaatattgtgtggactgatgagacaaaatCTGGGCTTTGGAGAGGTTTTTGTCCCGTCACGTGTGTAAAACTAACAGCACTTCAGAAACAGAACATCAAACAAGATGATTGTTGTGTTATGGTCCGAGCCTGCTTTTCTGCTTCAGTCGGAATTGATGGAGCCATAAATTTTGTTCTCTGGCAAAGAGGCACAAAGCTCTCAAACACAACAGCAAGTCCACCTTTGAAAGGctcaaaatatataaacattttttggcAAAACCAGCCAAAACCAAATCTGGATTTAAATTCAACTGAAATGCTGTGGCTTAAAACAGGTCatttgtgtaaaaagaaaaacaaacaaaagaaatcagtcAGATTCCAGCACAGTGATGTAATAAATTGTTTGCTAGTTCTATCAAATGTGCTATTAGGCTGGTCGTCATAGGAGagacaaacatttattcagttaaagGGATAATTACTTTAATATTGGGCCAGGTCAGTTTaagcagctttttcttttaaataaagaattcAAAGGCTGCATTTTGTACAAATTATGTCTGACAAAATTTACTAGCTGATATGCAAAAACAAGAATTCTGAAGggctcaatatttttttttttactaatccATATCCAACATTAAATACTGAAATACACTGAGAAAAATTAGTTTCATaatttgaaagaagaaaaaagcgtGAATACAGTTACAAATATGACATAACAAAAAAAGGTATCTTTAATACGTTcaaatcaatcacattttactTACGTTGTCTTTCGGTATCTGGTGGTCTATAAAAAGAAAGGCCTAGTGAAATTACGGCTGCCACTTCAAGAATAATTAATGTAACATCCTGTAGCGCCTCCCACACTAATTGTAAgaaagttttgggttttttgggtGGGATTAAGTTTTGTCCAAACACATCTCTTCGCTTCTCAATGTCCGCTGGCTGTCCGCTAAGACCTgcaagagagacaaaaaaaaaaagtatctcaaataaatgtttttttttttcttgagatttcacaagtaaaataaaatacaagcatGAAAGATCTGTAGTGAATCTTACTACAGTTAGTTGGCAGCGAGCGAGATAGAAAAGAGTCATGTGCATTTTTGAGGAGACAATGCCCTCCGACAGTGACACACATTCAGTGGATAAGTCAAACACTTTCACCTCTTTCAGGCATTCCAGACAATGTGAGACCTGAGGTCAGGTCTGACCCCACAAACTGACTTTCTAATGAAATGAGCAACTGACTCATAGCTGAATCAGATTTAGACTCTGGTGCCCGTGAAGACTGCGGTCCCCCTGACACATTGTCTGCTTGGCTGAGGAACCACTGAGCCATTTGCGCAGGGAACGCGCTGCGGAAACCCATTCAAAATGCCTCCATATTCAAAGCACAATTATATAGTCAGAAGAGACTCCACACTTTTGATGATGCATGACAGTTTTTTAGTCCTATTCATGCTGGCTGTGCGTGGGCGACTGACTGTACAGACTAGATGGAGGTCtagtatgtgggtgtgtgtgtgaacgtgGAGCAGAGGAGGTGTGGTAAAATCAGGATCATAAGTAGTGACATAAAACTGCAACTGACAGGCAGATGGGGGTGGGCCGAGATTGAGGTTCTtgtcaaaaatacattattgaATGCCGGAACTGGAAAAGCAGCTCAAGATTCTTACGTAACCCAAGAGGAATCCTGTATAAAGATGCAGGAGATTACAACTTTAAAGACTCTGTTGCTTTCTGTTGTCGTACGCACATATGCAAAAATGTCGCTACACCAAGCTCCGTCATGACCGGCTGCATACTTTTACAGTAGACAGTCAGGGTTCATAGACAGATGTGCCCAAGAAGAGAACAAATGTAAGTCAGCTCTAACGTCATTACTGGCTAATAAAGGCTTTCCAGTTGTAGTTTTACcagtgttaaaaagaaaaataatcatttgaataTAATCTGTTACTCtataactttttcattttaaaccagATACCAAAAATGCTCCCATATTTCAATTTTGTTCTGTggttttgtgatgtaaaaaacaaacaaaagagtcTTTATTGACTGGTTtggaaacaaaaagaggaaactaCTTCCTTccttactttaaaataatagcaTCAAGCTCAAAGAACACACCTTCATAAACTTAAGCAACTGAACAAATCACTGATGGAGTAGCTTTATAGCACTTTGTGAGACAATTTAGGAGAGTATTAAGGCATTTTTGTTATTAACCTCATGCCGAATGTTGTTACACTTCTCAGTATTAATGTATAATtattcagaatttttaaaactgCTGGTAGTGTGCTGTGGTAACCACAGGGGGAGTAAATGCATTATATTGTCAGACAAAACGACCACTAAACTGCAAACCCAGCAAATAGTCGTTACGTGCTGTTGCTATGGTATGGTGctggt encodes the following:
- the atp2b1 gene encoding plasma membrane calcium-transporting ATPase 1 isoform X2; its protein translation is MANNSYSGVKNSLMEANHDGEFGCTLKELRSLMELRGADAITKISETYGDTQGLCSRLKTSAIDGLSGQPADIEKRRDVFGQNLIPPKKPKTFLQLVWEALQDVTLIILEVAAVISLGLSFYRPPDTERQHCGKAAGGGHDETEAEAGWIEGAAILLSVICVVLVTAFNDWSKDKQFRGLQSRIEQEQKFSVVRGGQVIQIPVNEIVVGDIAQVKYGDLLPADGVLIQGNDLKIDESSLTGESDQVKKNQDKDPMLLSGTHVMEGSGKMLVTAVGVNSQTGIIFTLLGAGEDDDEDDEEKKEKEEKKKQKKNKKQDGSVENRKKAKAQDGAAMEMQPLNSDEGADAEEKKKASLPKKEKSVLQGKLTKLAVQIGKGGLLMSAVTVIILVVLFVVDTFWYQGLPWVQDCTPIYIQFFVKFFIIGVTVLVVAVPEGLPLAVTISLAYSVKKMMSDNNLVRHLDACETMGNATAICSDKTGTLTMNRMAVVQVYIAEKHFRKIPLPENIPTSVLDTLVLGIAVNSAYTTNILPPEKEGGLPRQVGNKTECALLGFSNDLKRDYRAIRAEIPEEKFFKVYTFNSVRKSMSTVLKMADGSFRMFSKGASEILLKKCYKIVTASGEPKVFRPRDRDDMVKKVIEPMASEGLRTICLAYRDFPASEGQPDWDNESDILTGLTCICVVGIEDPVRPEVPDAIKKCQRAGITVRMVTGDNINTARAIACKCGILQPGDDFLCLDGKEFNRRIRNERGEIEQERIDKIWPKLRVLARSSPTDKHTLVKGIIDSTIAEQRQVVAVTGDGTNDGPALKKADVGFAMGIAGTDVAKEASDIILTDDNFSSIVKAVMWGRNVYDSISKFLQFQLTVNVVAVIVAFTGACITQDSPLKAVQMLWVNLIMDTFASLALATEPPTEALLLRKPYGRNKPLISRTMMKNILGHAVYQLTTIFTLLFVGEKLFNIDSGRNTPLNAPPSEHYTIVFNTFVLMQLFNEINARKIHGERNVFEGVFNNLIFCTIVLGTFIIQILIVQIGGKPFSCVALSLDQWLWCTFFGFGSLLWGQLISSIPTSRLKFLKTAGHGTQKDEIPEYELEELDDVDEIDHAERELRRGQILWFRGLNRIQTQIRVVKAFRNSISLYEGLEKPEARTSIHNFMTHPEFRIEDSEPHIPLIDDTDAEDDAPTKRNSASLPNASPPSSSPLPDDTNPPAAPTQNQNNNAVESGNHLFPEVPKSGTPSAPGSPLHSLETSL